The Caloenas nicobarica isolate bCalNic1 chromosome Z, bCalNic1.hap1, whole genome shotgun sequence genome has a segment encoding these proteins:
- the CDKN2C gene encoding cyclin-dependent kinase 4 inhibitor C isoform X2, with the protein MEGGIPSGSGCTIATEDFSSELLLLKSQIPTVNRVMKLGNPEIARRLLTHGANPNLKDSTGFAVIHDVAREGFLDTLQTLLEFHADVNVEDSEGNLPLHLAAREGHARVVELLLGHAECRVGHQNLRGATAYDLAKLYKRHAVVKLLEGSSSFPANTD; encoded by the exons ATGGAAGGGGGGATCCCGAGCGGGAGTGGATGCACAATTGCTACGGAAGACTTTTCCTCGGAGCTGTTGCTGCTAAAGTCTCAGATCCCGACTGTGAACAGG GTGATGAAGCTCGGGAACCCCGAAATCGCCCGCCGGCTGTTGACCCACGGGGCGAACCCCAACCTGAAGGACAGCACCGGCTTCGCCGTGATCCACGACGTGGCCCGGGAGGGGTTTCTGGACACTTTGCAGACCCTGCTGGAGTTCCACGCCGACGTGAACGTGGAGGACAGCGAGGGGAACCTGCCCCTGCACCTGGCGGCCCGGGAGGGACACGCGCGGgtggtggagctgctgctggggcacgCGGAGTGCCGGGTGGGCCACCAGAACCTGCGCGGGGCCACCGCCTACGACCTGGCCAAGCTCTACAAGAGACACGCCGTGGTGAAGCTCCTGGagggcagcagctccttcccCGCCAACACGGATTGA
- the CDKN2C gene encoding cyclin-dependent kinase 4 inhibitor C isoform X1, which yields MAEPSGNELASAAAKGDLVQLTNLLQKNVNVNAQNGFGRTALQVMKLGNPEIARRLLTHGANPNLKDSTGFAVIHDVAREGFLDTLQTLLEFHADVNVEDSEGNLPLHLAAREGHARVVELLLGHAECRVGHQNLRGATAYDLAKLYKRHAVVKLLEGSSSFPANTD from the exons ATGGCCGAGCCTTCTGGGAACGAACTGGCGTCTGCGGCTGCCAAGGGGGACCTAGTGCAACTTACTAATTTGTTGCAAAAGAATGTAAACGTCAATGCACAAAATGGATTTGGGAGGACTGCGCTGCAG GTGATGAAGCTCGGGAACCCCGAAATCGCCCGCCGGCTGTTGACCCACGGGGCGAACCCCAACCTGAAGGACAGCACCGGCTTCGCCGTGATCCACGACGTGGCCCGGGAGGGGTTTCTGGACACTTTGCAGACCCTGCTGGAGTTCCACGCCGACGTGAACGTGGAGGACAGCGAGGGGAACCTGCCCCTGCACCTGGCGGCCCGGGAGGGACACGCGCGGgtggtggagctgctgctggggcacgCGGAGTGCCGGGTGGGCCACCAGAACCTGCGCGGGGCCACCGCCTACGACCTGGCCAAGCTCTACAAGAGACACGCCGTGGTGAAGCTCCTGGagggcagcagctccttcccCGCCAACACGGATTGA